The following nucleotide sequence is from Paenibacillus andongensis.
GATATTGAGAAGCTAAGCCGGATCATGTCGCAGCTTGCGGATCTCGATTTCCAAATGAAAACGGGGAAAATCGATAAAGTGTTAGGTTTAGAGCTGTTCCTTCTTAGGCTAGCTTCTTAGGATTGCTGCCTAGGAGGGCGGCCTTTCGAACAGTAAAAAGTCCAGCTCTCTGTGACAGAGAACTGGACTTTTGCTTTATGTCCGTTTTATTACGCTTGAGCCGTAAGAGCGTTCAGCTTTTTAGCCAGACGGGACTTCTTGCGGTTAGCGGCATTTTTATGGATTAAACCTTTAGAAGCTGCTTTGTCTAATTTCTTAGAAGCGTTAATTAGAGCTTCAGGGGTTACAGCTGTTTCGAAAGCTTTCACAGCAGTACGCAGAGCGGACTTTTGGGAAGCGTTACGAAGACGGCGCTTTTCGCTAACTTTTACTCGTTTAATAGCGGATTTAATGTTTGGCATGAAATTCACCTCCTACTTACAAAACACGTTCAACGTTACATTTGTATGTTTGCTGACAACTTTAAGTATTCTACCATGCAATAATTGAAAATGCAAGACCTGTCAATAGGTTTTCAGTGGTCTCTGTTTTTGTATAAGCGGTTGTAAATCGTAGCACAATAAGGGATGCAATGCACCCAAGGATAACGGCTAAGCTGTCTCTCCAAGGACAGGCGCGTTTACCCAGAAATATGCAAAGCTTATAATGTGAAACATATAAATTCTTATATTTTGAGAAAGGGGAACTTCAATGGACTTAGGCTCTTTTACAACACATACGGATCTTGCGTTAGATGCAAGGGATATGGCTCATGCAGCCAATCAGGGGCAACCGATACCTGGCATTGAACAGGAGTCAACGCGTGAAAACGGGATACGAGTTACCAAGATCAACGTTCTGAACGAAGAGGGCTCCAAAGCACTTGGTAAGCTTCTCGGACATTATATAACGATAGAAGTGCCGGCACTTCGAGAGAAAGACAGTCAATTACAGGACCGCGTCGCCACGAAATTGGCTCAAGAGTTTGAACAGTTTTTGCGTGAAATCGGCATCCCCAAGAATGCAAAAGCGCTTATTATCGGTCTAGGCAACTCCAATGTGACACCCGATGCGCTCGGTCCTTTAGTTGTGGATAATGTGATGGTCACACGTCATTACTTTGAACTAGTTCCGGAGGATGTTAGTCCGGGGTATCGGGCGGTTAGCGCGGTAGCGCCAGGAGTGCTGGGAACAACGGGAATTGAGAGCAGTGACATCGTTCAGGGGATTGTCGATCAGTCCAAACCTGATTTCATTATTGCCATTGATGCGTTGGCTTCCAGATCCTTAGATCGGGTCAATACAACCATTCAAATCGCAGATACGGGCATTCATCCCGGTTCAGGCATCGGAAATAAACGCAAAGGGTTGACCAAAGAAAACCTTGGCATACCTGTTGTAGCTATTGGCGTACCGACCGTAGTATACGCATCGACCATCGTGAATAATGCCTTTGACTTGATGCATAAGCATTTTAGCCAGCAAACGAGCAACACAGGGCAGATTCTAGGGCTTCTTGACAATATCCACGAGGATGAGCGGTTGCAGCTAGTTAAAGAGGTGCTAAACCCCGTAGGACACGATCTACTTGTCACGCCGAAGGAAATCGACCAGTTTATTGAAGACATCGCCAATATTATTGCAAGTGGCTTAAATGCTGCCTTGCACGATGCTGTAGGTGTTGATAATGTGGCGGCCTATACGCATTGATTGATTTTAAGAACTGAGTCCGCTAGATGGGTGGATGCAGTTCTTTCTTTTTGTGCTTTTTTACGTAATTTGGAAGGAATAAGGAGGGGGGCGTCGAAATAAGGGACGATCAACTTAAATGAGGACGTGGTTCTGTTGAGCAGCGCACATAAAGCGAAGCTATTCATAGGGTCATCTGCTGAAAGCGTTGAAGTAGCAGAGGCTTTGCAGTCTAATCTCCATTTTTCATTTGATGTAACGGTTTGGAGTCAATTGCTTTTCCCTCCTTCACATACAACCTTGGCTCCGCTTATTAAGCAGGCGAAGTCTAGTGATTTTGCTATCTTTGTCTTTCAACCTAATGATTTGACGCTTTTGAGAGATTCATTGGTTAGCACCGTACGTGACAATGTTATTTTGGAACTAGGTCTATTTATTGGACAAATAGGTCTAGAACGAACATATTTTCTAATTCCGGAAAAAGAAAAATTACATATTGCCTCCGATTTAATCGGCTTAACCCCACTTACCTATGATGCAAATCATTCCTCTGGGCTAATGGCTGGCCTAGGACCGGCAACTTTCGTCGTGAAGCAAATGCTCAAAGAGTTAGGGCTAAGAGAGAAATGAAACCAAAGATATTCATTGGCTGCTCCCTCGCAAGTTCGCTATGGGCTGAATTCTATCAAGCGCAGTTGTCCTCTTCATCTGAGGTTACGGTTATTAATCAGGGAGTGCTTACGGCGTCCAACCATAAATTGAAAATGCTAAAAAAGCACATCGAAGAGACGGACTTTGCCCTGCTTATTATCACGCATGCGGATTGTCATGATCCATTGGTTTACGGGAATATACTTGTATTGATAGGGCTTTGTATCGGAGAATTGGGCCACAGCCGCACGTTCATCGTGATGTCTAAGGATTGTGAACTGCCTGAGTATCTGGAGGGTTACAATCCACTGAGAATCGATGATCATCTGGCCGTTACAGGTATCGCGGAGTTAGCTGGTCCTCACCTCTATCCGATAAAGCATAGTATTGGTGTTCTTAAGAATCGTTACAAGTTATCCGATATGAAAAAAAATGATGCGATACGCAGTTTTTTGTTCGACGCCTTAGATTCGCTTAGTGTTTCTAGTGTGGATTATGACCGTGTATTGGATAAATTCCATAAGACATTTGATACCAATTGTGGTATAATTGAGCTTCAAGAAGTGACAGCGGCAACGCTCTTTGAGCTTCTCGAGGATGGTGTCACCTTGCAGCAGTTTGGCCGTGCCGGTCAGGTTAGCAACAACCACAGTTTCAACGTCAATGACCCAACTAGCTATCTAGCCGAATGTTACCGGGGCAAGGATACGAACATCTACCTGGGGCAAGCCAAGGATAAAGAAGATGGCGAGTTTGAATACATTTACTGCATTAAGCTGCATCCGACCATTGTTTCATCCATCCATTTCAAAACTAGGACGGATATTCCTGCGCTTAAATCTCATCAAGTCATGATGGAGTTATCGGAAAGAAATGCGAAGCTCGTGTCTTCACTCAAATCCATTGTGAAAGGAAGGATTATTTATGCTGAAGCACATGAAGAAAGTTCGTAACCGACCAACCACAGACAATAAACATAAACAGAGTGACAAGACGCTGCTCAAATTATATAACGGACCCACTGTTCTGAATAAAACAAGCGGAGTAACGATTGTGGCCAAAGGGTCATTCGATTTCGAATCCCTCGCGTAGCCGTTTGAGATTAAACCTAAGAACCCTGTGAGGGTTCTTTTTTATTTGCTTTGGTAAGAGAAGCTTATCCTTTATTTATTGGGCCGCCGCGGATTATATATCGCTAAAGTGCGGGGAGCGCGTGGAAGTGACTTGATAGCGGCGTCGGATGCTCGAATGGAGCGAATGTTTTATCGACGCCTCCTTTTTAATGAGGCTAGAACCTGAGCTGTGGCTCAGGTTTATTTGCGTTTCTTTTTCCCTCTATCAGAAAAATTCTAGTGATTTGGGTTCTATCGAAGGAGCTCGTTTCATAGATTAAAGTAAGATAGATTAGGAGGAATCAAACTATGAAATGGACATCAGCTACTTTGAATCTCAGCCATGTTCGGAAAACGTTTCAGAGCGCAAGTTCCGTCGGGAAAACATTTTTTATACTCAGTTTCGGCACCTTAGCTTTATTTGTTCTTATTGGCGTAGGTGGATTCCTGCAGAATAGAGTCATTACAACTTCGCCAGTTTCATCCATGAAGAGTTTGGCTGCATCCGTCACGAATCAATTTTTTATCGATATGCTGGGCATGGAAGTGCCTCATCTACATAAAGATCAGAAGAAATTTACATTTTCTCAGCATAATGTGTTTCATTTCGCTTTTCAGTTCATGACGGACATTAATCCCAGCGATCCCAAAAGTCTCGTAGCTAGTGAAGTTCCAGGTATGGATGTAAATAAAACGACGGTCTTGGTAAAAGGGAGCGATACGAATCCCAGTGATCCTATTGATTACAATCCAAGCTCCCAGGATCTAGAGGCAGAGGCGAAAAATCCTCAGCCATCTCCATCACCAGAACCTTCACCTGTGGGTGGTGCCGCCCCGATTACAAATCCAACAGGACAACCGCCTAGAACGGCCGGGGATAATATAGCTTTCATTTATCAAACGCATAGCAATGAGTCTTTTTTGCCGGAGTTAAAAGGTGTTACGGATCCTGACAAGGCTTATAGTGATAAGGTGAATATCATTTCCGTAGGTC
It contains:
- a CDS encoding nucleotide-binding protein — its product is MSSAHKAKLFIGSSAESVEVAEALQSNLHFSFDVTVWSQLLFPPSHTTLAPLIKQAKSSDFAIFVFQPNDLTLLRDSLVSTVRDNVILELGLFIGQIGLERTYFLIPEKEKLHIASDLIGLTPLTYDANHSSGLMAGLGPATFVVKQMLKELGLREK
- the spoIIP gene encoding stage II sporulation protein P; its protein translation is MKWTSATLNLSHVRKTFQSASSVGKTFFILSFGTLALFVLIGVGGFLQNRVITTSPVSSMKSLAASVTNQFFIDMLGMEVPHLHKDQKKFTFSQHNVFHFAFQFMTDINPSDPKSLVASEVPGMDVNKTTVLVKGSDTNPSDPIDYNPSSQDLEAEAKNPQPSPSPEPSPVGGAAPITNPTGQPPRTAGDNIAFIYQTHSNESFLPELKGVTDPDKAYSDKVNIISVGQRLAQNLEKDGIGAVHSKTVYPSTVKNFEYPYSYKYSLKTLQEAAASHPDLQYYFDIHRDSAARSKTTATFDGKDYAQVYFIIGGKNPNWKKNEEFASKIHQALEAKHPGISKGIHAKEASEGNGLYNQNFSPNNILIEVGGPYNSLEECYRTTDWLADAISEVILNAKKVDAPVVTPKQS
- the gpr gene encoding GPR endopeptidase, encoding MDLGSFTTHTDLALDARDMAHAANQGQPIPGIEQESTRENGIRVTKINVLNEEGSKALGKLLGHYITIEVPALREKDSQLQDRVATKLAQEFEQFLREIGIPKNAKALIIGLGNSNVTPDALGPLVVDNVMVTRHYFELVPEDVSPGYRAVSAVAPGVLGTTGIESSDIVQGIVDQSKPDFIIAIDALASRSLDRVNTTIQIADTGIHPGSGIGNKRKGLTKENLGIPVVAIGVPTVVYASTIVNNAFDLMHKHFSQQTSNTGQILGLLDNIHEDERLQLVKEVLNPVGHDLLVTPKEIDQFIEDIANIIASGLNAALHDAVGVDNVAAYTH
- the rpsT gene encoding 30S ribosomal protein S20, whose protein sequence is MPNIKSAIKRVKVSEKRRLRNASQKSALRTAVKAFETAVTPEALINASKKLDKAASKGLIHKNAANRKKSRLAKKLNALTAQA
- a CDS encoding TIR domain-containing protein codes for the protein MKPKIFIGCSLASSLWAEFYQAQLSSSSEVTVINQGVLTASNHKLKMLKKHIEETDFALLIITHADCHDPLVYGNILVLIGLCIGELGHSRTFIVMSKDCELPEYLEGYNPLRIDDHLAVTGIAELAGPHLYPIKHSIGVLKNRYKLSDMKKNDAIRSFLFDALDSLSVSSVDYDRVLDKFHKTFDTNCGIIELQEVTAATLFELLEDGVTLQQFGRAGQVSNNHSFNVNDPTSYLAECYRGKDTNIYLGQAKDKEDGEFEYIYCIKLHPTIVSSIHFKTRTDIPALKSHQVMMELSERNAKLVSSLKSIVKGRIIYAEAHEESS